From a single Sebastes umbrosus isolate fSebUmb1 chromosome 17, fSebUmb1.pri, whole genome shotgun sequence genomic region:
- the LOC119476359 gene encoding hepatocyte cell adhesion molecule-like, with protein MKAETEAPSKAKIISQILLLMCLGSSNSGGVLAVNMTIPNTLIRGTVGGEALLSVLYNSFSLDLPVIKWQLKREKSVTVVQSIGTDIIGTLRPEYRDRILVFENGTLLLHNLRLSDDGTYDVEVSITDDIFPGEGTITLTVDESISRPYIHMEGSSVLELSQNVILNCSHDNGTRTSYRWFKGGKPLTNVTRFVLSPDQKLLTITRVLMTDDDIYSCTVENPVGNMTSLPLRLTVYRRSSLYIILSTGGIFLLITLVTVCACWTPSKKRRHLARKPRSSFYDHSDRSPINHTDDVHPKRTEHNGISAVTSLYILQEKDPSMDDSSSNSIGSPSELDNPPCYTSSPDYTQSNGSPARSSHKYT; from the exons ATGAAGGCAGAGACGGAGGCTCCGTCAAAAGCTAAAATAATTTCACAGATTTTATTGCTCATGTGTCTTGGATCCTCCAATTCAG GTGGGGTGCTGGCAGTGAATATGACTATTCCCAACACTCTCATTAGAGGTACAGTAGGCGGGGAGGCCCTGCTGTCTGTCCTCTACAACAGCTTCAGCCTCGACCTGCCGGTCATCAAGTGGCAGCTCAAGAGGGAGAAGTCTGTCACTGTTGTCCAGTCGATTGGAACTGACATCATTGGGACGCTGAGGCCTGAGTATCGTGATCGCATCCTGGTATTTGAGAATGGGACTCTGCTTCTCCACAACCTCCGACTCTCTGATGACGGAACTTATGACGTGGAGGTCTCCATCACAGATGATATCTTTCCAGGAGAGGGCACCATCACGCTCACTGTGGATG AGTCGATATCCAGGCCCTACATCCACATGGAGGgttcatcagtactggagctcAGCCAAAACGTCATCCTCAACTGCTCCCATGACAATGGAACCAGGACTTCCTACAGGTGGTTCAAAGGTGGAAAGCCACTGACCAATGTGACGAGGTTCGTGTTGTCACCTGACCAGAAGCTCTTGACCATCACGCGGGTGTTGATGACAGATGATGACATCTACAGCTGCACGGTGGAGAATCCCGTAGGCAATATGACAAGCCTGCCTCTCAGACTGACTGTCTACA GAAGAAGTTCCCTCTATATCATCCTTTCCACTGGGGgcatcttcctcctcatcacCTTGGTAACAGTATGTGCTTGCTGGACGCCTTCCAAAAA GCGAAGACATCTGGCTAGAAAGCCTCGCTCCAGCTTTTATGACCACTCTGATCGCTCACCAATCAATCACACAG ATGATGTGCATCCAAAAAGGACAGAGCATAATGGGATAAGTgctgtgacatcactttacATCCTGCAAGAAAAG GATCCCTCCATGGATGACTCATCCAGCAACAGCATTGGATCTCCTTCTGAACTTGACAACCCGCCGTGCTACACCAGTTCCCCGGACTACACCCAGTCTAATGGGTCCCCTGCCCGCTCCTCCCACAAGTATACCTGA